The following proteins come from a genomic window of Galactobacillus timonensis:
- a CDS encoding family 1 glycosylhydrolase encodes MIKQGFSFGAPVKATAYSVRPTSSGGLMVESFIVENGLSKSGKVSEDGKIHDPYRVDYLRDHFREILKAVNTDRVPLIGYTMWAPIDLISLSSREAEKRYGFVFVDLDNSGNGTYQRKKKDSFFWMKKVIASNGNDLE; translated from the coding sequence ATGATAAAGCAAGGTTTTTCTTTTGGTGCTCCTGTCAAAGCTACTGCTTATTCCGTTCGCCCCACTTCAAGTGGGGGATTAATGGTTGAATCATTTATCGTAGAAAACGGATTGTCGAAATCTGGTAAGGTATCAGAAGATGGAAAGATTCATGATCCGTATCGAGTAGATTATTTGCGGGACCATTTCAGAGAAATTCTGAAAGCGGTAAATACAGATCGTGTTCCTCTGATAGGTTATACCATGTGGGCTCCGATTGATCTCATCTCTCTGAGCAGCAGAGAAGCAGAAAAGCGCTATGGCTTTGTCTTTGTAGATCTGGACAATTCAGGAAACGGAACTTATCAACGAAAAAAGAAAGACTCCTTCTTCTGGATGAAAAAAGTAATTGCTTCAAACGGCAATGACCTGGAATAG
- a CDS encoding MATE family efflux transporter produces the protein MTEGNIWKQLLAFTLPLLLGNLFQQTYNPADSAIVGQTLGADALAAVGSSSSVQFMALGFCQGCTAGFAIPVASSFGAGNEKKMRQYVFLGAILAAVIALILTLTTCLLNTEIVHLLQTPAEIAEDAETYLFIIFLGIPCTLLYNYLSAILRAIATIFSRGVSGILCLLLIRKKFRILVPSKEEKAFYQEMTRGLLNQGLPMGLQFSITAIGSMVMQTANNGLGTIYVSGFAAGVKIKQFTLCPFDALGVAISTFISQNRGACKPDRIRQGEHAAITIGVTYGILAGLILVFFGRDLCMLFVSAENAEVLDAGGRYLSSLGKFYWVLGFLITKRMSVQGLGWSRQAMIGGIIEMIARCAVSSIFVPLYGYTAICFTDQSAWISASIYLFFIWKNALHHAEMEMKQELAFEKK, from the coding sequence AGCAGACTTACAACCCGGCAGATTCTGCTATTGTCGGTCAGACATTAGGGGCCGATGCTTTGGCAGCAGTAGGGTCTTCCTCTTCGGTTCAGTTCATGGCTCTCGGCTTCTGCCAGGGCTGTACTGCCGGCTTTGCGATACCGGTCGCATCGTCCTTCGGAGCTGGCAATGAAAAGAAAATGCGCCAGTATGTATTTCTTGGCGCAATTCTGGCTGCTGTCATTGCTCTGATCCTGACTCTGACTACCTGTCTTCTGAATACGGAGATTGTTCATCTTCTGCAGACACCTGCAGAGATTGCTGAAGATGCAGAAACCTATCTCTTCATCATCTTCCTCGGAATTCCCTGCACACTTCTCTACAATTATCTTTCTGCAATCCTGAGAGCGATCGCCACAATCTTCTCCCGGGGAGTCAGCGGAATCCTCTGCCTTCTTCTGATCAGAAAGAAGTTCAGGATCCTGGTTCCTTCGAAAGAAGAAAAAGCATTTTATCAAGAGATGACCAGAGGACTGCTGAACCAGGGACTGCCCATGGGCTTGCAGTTTTCGATTACTGCCATCGGATCCATGGTGATGCAGACGGCGAACAACGGTCTTGGAACCATTTATGTTTCCGGCTTCGCTGCCGGCGTCAAGATCAAGCAGTTCACGCTCTGCCCGTTTGATGCGCTTGGCGTTGCTATTTCCACCTTCATCTCGCAAAATCGCGGAGCCTGCAAGCCAGACCGCATCCGGCAGGGTGAACATGCCGCAATCACAATCGGGGTCACTTATGGAATCCTTGCCGGTCTGATTCTGGTCTTCTTCGGCAGAGATCTATGCATGCTGTTTGTATCTGCAGAGAATGCGGAAGTCCTTGATGCTGGAGGCAGATATCTGAGTTCGCTCGGAAAGTTCTACTGGGTGCTTGGTTTCCTGATCACGAAGCGCATGAGTGTTCAGGGTCTAGGCTGGAGCAGACAGGCCATGATCGGCGGAATCATAGAGATGATTGCACGCTGTGCAGTTTCTTCAATCTTTGTTCCGCTGTACGGTTATACAGCAATCTGCTTCACCGATCAGTCTGCCTGGATCTCTGCATCCATCTACCTGTTCTTCATCTGGAAGAATGCACTGCATCATGCAGAGATGGAAATGAAACAGGAACTTGCCTTTGAGAAGAAATAG